One stretch of Callospermophilus lateralis isolate mCalLat2 chromosome 11, mCalLat2.hap1, whole genome shotgun sequence DNA includes these proteins:
- the LOC143410656 gene encoding LOW QUALITY PROTEIN: A-kinase anchor protein 9-like (The sequence of the model RefSeq protein was modified relative to this genomic sequence to represent the inferred CDS: inserted 1 base in 1 codon; substituted 4 bases at 4 genomic stop codons), translating into MAAEKKTTTTAAAGKRSSGPRKGHGQWKGPKEHPLGTTVPGIPPKKAQGEKVAEGRAGHPLPKKKSSPTGDTSRPRKCKFPLLRCRRGEPLKLPPPLLLACAVTAEDLDREKKKALQRINSLLMGETQAIGNSCAMAPQAHGGVPSPLGGSRPLASVGLSQTFPHPPSSTTMVAHTPVWVSSAVSSQSHPPITNLTGPLFPSLPIAALALPPRPSLSTLAGLAAQPVAPFGVTPLNTTMPSQPPHLGPPSTLVIDRSIPSYSGSDMPRTDNSMCSKVTEKGTELLQHLIRIGFAGTEIDPENEELMLNISSRLQAAVEKMLEALSETSSQDQAIDREHERDVFQQEIQKLEQQLKVVPRIQPVGEHQTREVEQLTKDLKEKTDKCSELLLSKEQLQRDVQERNEEIEKLEFRVRELEQALLVSTDNFQKVEDQKQFGALEAKAELSLELQLQALYHFIFKXQNMFXVILKSITNLEEQLEQFIDELENKNEEVQQLHMQLEIQKKESTTSLQELEQKNKLFKNEVEKLRFAIMDPEAVSTHDQHMLFGKFAQIIQEKEVKIDRLNEQIXRLSSQIRLTTDNKDFEEKNELLRDLEAQIECLKSDQERMKKNREEETDKLNEVIEKLQEELSYIKQNMLLDTNSPSEQEDSLKHQLEKVIAEKLALEQQVEITNEEMAFTKNVLKETNFKMDQLTQELVNLKREHDHKEKIQSIPDESVSMTIDDLSKDQPELEVIHIEDVLKPPENKMYLRSFEESTEVSRNLEKKLLQLESSVSTKDLELIQCYKQIEDIKEQGQSETEMLQKKIVNLQKVLEEKVAAALVSQVQLEAVQEYVKFYQDKGIASSELEKENMQNLNQITENKMESDISALTLRISDLERQVIEMHTTLISEKEQVETAEKNALEKEKKLIELQKLLEDRKKKLEGKERKRSPHGDFVLKTTTELINASGESGFFEELEALRIELVATKEELATFQERTEKLQKELLVKETNMASLQRDLSQVKNQLVEEKKKLSHFLIKEDKSEVPTNRNICLEPLPIVVGKNTASQTDQILKVNMSNQTPQILVKNAGIQNDIQTSCSSEKVSEIIRQFTERIEHIQELHATEILDMESRHISETETLKKEHYVAVELLREECGTLKAVIQCLRPKEGSLIPELTYSNAYKTREIYSSDSGSDWSQGVYLTQNQGFDTASEGRGEEGENITESFPKKIKGLLRAVHNEGLQVLSLTESPCGEREDHSIQQVSEFCLEERRSYLNIISSLKDLITKIQVQRESEVNDNSQSHESLPGWXGEFLLALQPVFLKEHNVLLAAFQIELTALGTKDAVGLLKCLEQXIQEQE; encoded by the exons GTCCAGTGGACCCAGAAAAGGCCATGGGCAATGGAAGGGGCCCAAGGAGCACCCACTTGGGACAACAGTCCCAG GGATTCCCCCAAAGAAGGCCCAGGGTGAGAAGGTGGCAGAAGGCAGGGCGGGACACCCATTGCCCAAGAAGAAGTCCTCACCCACAGGAGACACCAGTAGGCCACGGAAATGCAAGTTTCCTCTGCTGCGATGCCGCCGAGGGGAACCTCTGAAGCTGCCACCACCTCTGTTACTGGCCTGTGCAGTGACTGCTGAGGACCTAGACAGGGAGAAGAAGAAAGCTCTGCAGCGCATCAACAGTCTTCTGATGGGTGAGACCCAGGCCATTGGGAACAGCTGTGCCATGGCCCCACAAGCCCATGGGGGGGTCCCCTCTCCACTGGGAGGGTCCAGGCCTCTGGCATCAGTGGGCCTCAGCCAGACCTTTCCCCATCCCCCCAGCAGCACAACCATGGTGGCCCACACCCCAGTGTGGGTCAGTTCTGCTGTCTCTTCCCAGAGCCATCCTCCCATCACCAATCTTACAGGACCGCTCTTCCCCAGCCTGCCAATTGCTGCTTTGGCCCTTCCTCCCAGGCCCTCTCTCAGCACATTGGCAGGCTTGGCTGCACAGCCAGTGGCCCCCTTTGGGGTCACACCCTTGAACACCACTATGCCTTCACAGCCCCCACATCTGGGGCCTCCCTCCACCTTGG TTATAGACAGATCCATACCCTCCTATTCTGGAAGTGATATGCCAAGAACTGATAATAGCATGTGTTCAAAAGTAACTGAGAAAGGAACAGAATTATTGCAGCACCTTATAAGGATTGGTTTTGCTGGAACTGAAATAGATCCTGAAAATGAAGAATTAATGCTGAATATTAGTTCTCGACTACAAGCAGCAGTTGAAAAAATGCTGGAAGCTCTAAGTGAAACTAGTAGTCAG GATCAAGCCATTGACAGAGAACATGAGAGAGATGTGTTCCAACAAGAAATACAGAAGTTAGAACAACAACTTAAGGTTGTGCCTCGAATCCAGCCTGTTGGTGAACATCAAACTAGAGAG GTTGAACAATTAACAAAAGatctaaaagaaaaaacagacaaGTGCAGTGAGCTGCTTCTATCAAAAGAACAGCTGCAGAGAGATGTGCAAGAGAgaaatgaagaaattgaaaagCTAGAGTTCAGAGTGAGAGAACTGGAACAAGCCTTACTTGTTAGCACAGACAATTTTCAAAAG GTAGAGGACCAGAAACAATTTGGAGCCTTAGAAGCTAAAGCAGAATTGTCTCTAGAACTGCaactgcaagcactctaccactttatttttaaatgacaaaatatGTTTTGAGTTATTTTAAAATCA ataacaaacttagaagaacaactaGAGCAATTTATAGATGagcttgaaaataaaaatgaagaagttcAGCAACTTCATATGCAATTGGAAATACAGAAAAAGGAATCCACTACCTCTCTACAGGAACTTGAACAAAAAAATAAGTTATTCAAG AATGAAGTGGAGAAATTGAGATTTGCCATAATGGATCCTGAGGCTGTCTCTACTCATGACCAGCATATGCTATTTGGGAAATTTGCTCAAATAATACAGGAAAAAGAGGTAAAAATTGATCGATTAAATGAGCAAA AGAGACTTTCATCACAAATTAGACTTACAACAGATAACAAG gattttgaagaaaaaaatgaactgtTAAGGGATCTTGAAGCCCAAATAGAATGTCTAAAGAGTGATCAAGAACGTATgaagaaaaatagagaagaagAAACAGACAAGCTCAATGAAGTGATTGAAAAACTTCAGGAGGAATTGTCATATATTAAACAGAATATGTTGTTGGATACCAATTCCCCCTCAGAACAAGAGGACAGCTTGAAACATCAGTTGGAAAAGGTTATAGCTGAAAAGCTGGCTTTGGAACAGCAAGTAGAAATCACTAATGAAGAAATGGCCTTCACAAAAAATGTACTTAAAGAAACCAATTTTAAAATGGATCAGCTAACACAAGAATTAGTCAACTTGAAGAGAGAACATGACCATAAGGAAAAAATCCAAAGTATACCAGATGAAAGTGTTAGCATGACTATAGATGATCTCAGCAAAGACCAACCCGAACTGGAAGTAATCCATATTGAAGATGTTCTTAAACCCCCTGAGAACAAGATGTATCTCAGATCTTTTGAAGAAAGCACCGAAGTTTCcagaaatttggaaaaaaaactgcTACAGCTTGAGAGCTCTGTTAGCACAAAGGACTTAGAACTTATCCAGTGTtataaacaaatagaagacataaAAGAACAAGGCCAATCTGAAACAGAAATGCTTCAGAAGAAGATCGTAAACCTACAGAAAGTACTTGAGGAGAAAGTAGCTGCTGCTCTTGTAAGTCAAGTCCAACTTGAGGCAGTTCAGGAATATGTGAAATTCTATCAAGATAAAGGAATAGCTTCATCAGAACTTGAAAAGGAAAATATGCAGAATTTAAATCAAATAACAGAAAACAAGATGGAGTCAGATATTTCTGCATTAACCTTGAGAATATCAGACTTAGAAAGACAAGTGATTGAAATGCATACTACTTTGATTTCAGAAAAAGAACAAGTAGAAACTGCAGAGAaaaatgctttggaaaaagaaaagaagctgaTAGAACTGCAAAAGTTATTGGAGGACAGAAAGAAAAAactagaaggaaaagaaaggaaaagaagcccTCATGGAGATTTTGTTCTCAAG ACAACTACTGAGTTAATAAATGCCAGTGGAGAAAGTGGATTTTTTGAAGAACTTGAGGCTCTTAGAATTGAGTTAGTGGCTACCAAAGAAGAACTTGCCACTTTCCAAGAAAGGACAGAAAAACTTCAAAAAGAGCTTTTG GTAAAAGAGACAAATATGGCATCTCTTCAGAGAGATTTAAGCCAAGTTAAGAATCAACTTgtcgaggaaaaaaagaaattatcccACTTCTTAATAAAAGAGGATAAGTCTGAAGTACCAACAAACAGAAACATCTGCTTAGAGCCACTTCCTATTGTAGTAGGTAAAAACACTGCATCCCAAACGGACCAAATACTCAAGGTCAACATGAGCAACCAGACTCCACAAATTCTTGTTAAAAATGCAGGAATTCAAAATGATATACAGACTAGCTGTTCCTCAGAAAAAGTCTCTGAAATAATTAGGCAATTTACTGAAAGAATTGAACACATACAAGAACTTCATGCCACTGAAATTTTGGATATGGAATCCAGACATATTTCAGAAACTGAAACTTTAAAGAAGGAACATTATGTTGCTGTTGAGTTACTGAGAGAGGAGTGTGGTACATTGAAGGCAGTGATACAGTGTCTGAGACCTAAAGag gGATCCTTGATTCCTGAACTAACGTATTCTAATGCTTACAAAACTAGAGAAATATATTCCAGTG ATTCTGGATCAGACTGGAGTCAGGGAGTTTATCTTACACAAAATCAGGGATTTGACACAGCATCGGAAGGACGAGGAGAAGAAGGTGAAAATATAACAGAATCATttccaaagaaaataaag GGATTACTGAGAGCTGTTCATAATGAGGGCTTGCAGGTGCTTTCTCTCACTGAGTCACCATGTGGTGAAAGAGAAGACCATTCTATTCAACAGGTTTCAGAATTTTGTCTAGAAGAGAGAAGATCTTATCTTAATATCATCTCATCTCTTAAGGATTTAATTACCAAAATACAAGTGCAAAGGGAATCTGAG GTTAATGATAATTCTCAATCTCATGAGAGCCTCCCGGGCTGGTGAGGGGAATTTCTACTTGCTCTCCAACCTGTTTTCTTAAAGGAGCACAATGTTTTGCTAGCTGCTTTTCAGATTGAACTGACAGCTCTAGGCACTAAAGATGCAGTTGGATTATTAAAGTGTTTGGAACAGTGAATACAAGAACAA GAgtga